One Yoonia sp. BS5-3 genomic window carries:
- a CDS encoding site-specific DNA-methyltransferase — translation MPTLRWLTRDDDVRAAEKVPYRLLEEVPELGYGDRDAGNMLIQGDNLEALKALLPYYAGQVKCIYIDPPYNTGAAFEHYDDNLEHAQWLALVWPRLELLRELLAEDGSIWVSLDDAQAHYFKVIGDEIFGRKNFILDIAWQKRDGPPNDRKIGMVHEHILVWAKHRDGDSKQTVAEKAFNLQPRSEKANSQYDTFKEPDGPDPRGAFRKVDSTTNAKGGRNVDSLVYPLKNRFTGEEVYPRTGRNWAHNREEMERLNADKRLYWGVKGTAGTPMKKLFITEAKQGMTSPSVWSGLALNQHASSEMEKIFGQKAAFETPKPEGLLERILTIASNPDDLVLDSFLGSGTTAAVAHKMGRNYIGIEMGAHAETHCRSRLKQVVEGEQHGASISQDWKGGGGFRFYRLGPPVFDEDGSIQSDIRFPVLAAHIWFAETGSPWTEPKSLTPFLGHNEGLGYALLYNGILGDKSVSGGNVLTRKTLATIRAAQGDFKGQMTVYGERTALSEATLTTEKIEFKQTPYDVRARK, via the coding sequence ATGCCCACCCTACGCTGGCTAACTAGAGACGACGATGTGCGAGCCGCCGAGAAGGTGCCTTACCGCCTTCTAGAGGAAGTGCCGGAGCTGGGCTATGGCGACCGCGATGCGGGCAATATGCTTATTCAGGGCGACAACCTTGAGGCTCTGAAGGCGTTGCTGCCGTATTATGCCGGTCAAGTGAAGTGCATCTATATCGACCCGCCCTACAACACAGGTGCCGCATTTGAGCACTACGATGACAATCTGGAGCACGCCCAATGGCTGGCCCTCGTTTGGCCAAGACTAGAATTACTGCGCGAGCTATTGGCTGAGGATGGATCGATATGGGTATCTTTGGATGACGCTCAAGCTCACTACTTCAAGGTCATCGGTGACGAGATATTCGGGCGCAAAAATTTCATTCTCGACATTGCTTGGCAAAAGAGAGACGGCCCTCCAAATGACCGCAAGATCGGGATGGTTCACGAGCACATCCTAGTCTGGGCAAAGCACAGAGATGGTGACAGCAAGCAGACAGTGGCTGAGAAGGCCTTCAACCTTCAACCACGATCTGAGAAGGCAAACTCACAGTATGATACCTTTAAGGAACCCGACGGCCCTGACCCGCGTGGTGCTTTCAGAAAAGTAGACTCTACCACAAACGCCAAGGGCGGCAGGAACGTCGATAGTCTGGTTTATCCGCTGAAGAACCGCTTTACCGGGGAAGAGGTCTACCCTCGAACTGGCCGGAACTGGGCACACAACCGTGAAGAGATGGAACGGTTAAATGCGGACAAACGTCTCTATTGGGGCGTCAAGGGCACGGCTGGCACGCCCATGAAAAAGCTGTTCATCACCGAAGCAAAGCAAGGAATGACTTCTCCAAGTGTCTGGTCTGGTTTGGCACTGAATCAACACGCCAGTTCCGAAATGGAAAAGATCTTTGGCCAGAAGGCCGCGTTTGAAACTCCGAAGCCTGAAGGGCTTCTAGAGCGCATTCTGACCATCGCATCCAACCCTGATGATCTTGTGCTAGATTCATTCTTGGGTTCAGGCACTACAGCCGCCGTAGCCCACAAAATGGGACGGAATTACATTGGCATTGAGATGGGTGCCCATGCCGAAACGCACTGTCGCTCCCGCTTGAAGCAAGTCGTGGAAGGAGAGCAGCACGGTGCATCGATCTCTCAAGACTGGAAAGGCGGCGGAGGATTCCGATTTTACCGTCTCGGACCACCAGTTTTCGATGAAGATGGCTCGATTCAATCAGATATCCGTTTCCCTGTTCTGGCTGCTCATATCTGGTTCGCCGAAACGGGCAGCCCTTGGACCGAACCTAAAAGCCTCACACCCTTTCTCGGCCATAACGAAGGCCTTGGATACGCGCTGCTTTACAATGGCATTCTTGGCGACAAATCGGTCAGTGGTGGCAACGTCCTGACCCGCAAGACGCTCGCCACGATACGCGCGGCCCAAGGCGACTTTAAAGGCCAAATGACGGTTTATGGTGAACGCACGGCGCTTTCGGAAGCTACGCTGACGACCGAAAAAATCGAGTTCAAACAGACTCCGTATGATGTGAGGGCACGCAAATGA
- a CDS encoding DEAD/DEAH box helicase family protein, producing the protein MKLKDYQKASLATLRDFFEEARITGPKTAYETLTAKPELAARLRGYAAGYKPIKGLNDVPYVCLRLPTGGGKTILASYAITIAKDTWIEKDFPLVLWLVPTNTIRLQTAEALKNPKHPYRQVLDEAFEGRVRVFDIGDFTQLTPHDMRSNLCVIVGTIQALRQSKTDKYHVYRHHEMLEPHFSSVSPNAPGLERNDDEPNKGDIRFSFANLLHLHRPLVIMDEAHKAGSDLSQLVYERINPTALVEFTATPKGFNNILHSVTAQELKDEEMIKMPVVLDEAETWQGAVNSAILKRAELQEWADKDREGYIRPIVLFQAQKKNEEVTVEVLKKHLIENESIDEHKIAVATGAQRELDGINLFDPACPIEYVITIEALKEGWDCSFAYVFCSVANIRSSTDAEQLLGRVLRMPYATRRKATALNKSYARLVSKRFAEAANSLRDKLVDMGFEESEAEANIEAEQPDLAEGLFGRQARSRPTLTVEIEATEDEAKGIEGVAPGKITVAPDNSGKATVQIKGFLKPREKEELFAQAPARFHGAFRDKIKEWEEKHAHEVAPAHRGETFIIPRLMAHVQNELVFGDTDVLMEYHDWSLADHPARLEPSEFDIVETTNTFEIDLDGSRLLIAAGDSSEQLTMDVEVEDWTPASLVHWLDRKVRDPWISQTELLAWLNDVVTYLTRDRKLPLAQLMRCKFILARKLGDKIKGFRQMERNNVYQLNLFGPEARLEVSFDEGIMFFDEMYADVPKYRGTKFNFRNHFMGPDEVPAFDGVEGGEEEQCALVIDGLPGLKYWTRNVSRHRNSFSLPTSTDKFYPDFVALMEDGRLLVVEYKGKDRTPEESRDSQEKDMIGKQWAKASKGKAIFVTATIENRDPLSVRRAIQETL; encoded by the coding sequence ATGAAGCTGAAGGATTATCAGAAAGCCTCACTGGCCACCCTGCGGGATTTTTTTGAAGAAGCGCGCATCACAGGCCCCAAAACTGCCTATGAGACACTGACCGCCAAGCCAGAACTTGCAGCCCGGTTGCGGGGCTATGCAGCGGGCTACAAGCCCATCAAGGGGCTGAATGATGTGCCCTATGTTTGCCTGCGCCTTCCCACTGGCGGCGGCAAGACGATCCTTGCGTCTTATGCCATCACCATCGCCAAGGACACATGGATCGAAAAGGACTTCCCACTGGTGCTGTGGCTCGTGCCGACAAACACGATCCGCTTGCAAACTGCTGAGGCATTGAAGAATCCGAAGCACCCCTACAGACAAGTTCTGGACGAGGCGTTCGAGGGCCGCGTGCGCGTGTTCGACATCGGTGATTTCACCCAGCTAACCCCGCATGACATGCGGTCGAACCTCTGTGTCATCGTCGGGACAATTCAGGCGCTACGGCAGAGCAAAACTGACAAGTATCACGTCTACCGTCATCACGAGATGCTGGAGCCACATTTCAGTTCTGTCTCGCCAAATGCTCCCGGACTGGAGCGGAATGACGACGAGCCAAACAAGGGCGATATCCGTTTCAGCTTTGCCAACCTGTTGCACCTGCACAGACCGCTGGTCATCATGGATGAGGCGCATAAGGCTGGCTCGGACCTTAGCCAGCTTGTCTATGAGCGGATCAATCCCACGGCTTTGGTCGAGTTCACCGCCACGCCCAAAGGGTTCAATAACATCCTTCATTCCGTCACAGCGCAGGAGCTGAAAGACGAAGAAATGATCAAAATGCCCGTCGTGCTGGACGAGGCAGAGACATGGCAAGGCGCGGTCAATTCCGCCATCCTGAAGCGCGCGGAGTTACAGGAGTGGGCCGACAAGGACCGAGAAGGGTATATCCGGCCCATCGTGCTGTTCCAGGCGCAGAAGAAGAACGAGGAAGTGACAGTTGAAGTGCTGAAGAAGCACCTGATCGAGAACGAGAGCATCGACGAACATAAGATCGCCGTAGCCACGGGGGCGCAACGAGAGCTGGATGGTATCAACCTTTTCGATCCTGCATGTCCCATCGAATATGTCATCACGATCGAAGCACTCAAAGAGGGCTGGGATTGCTCGTTTGCCTATGTGTTCTGTTCGGTCGCCAATATTCGTAGTTCCACCGATGCAGAACAGCTTTTAGGTCGCGTTTTGCGCATGCCCTATGCTACCCGACGCAAGGCCACGGCACTCAACAAATCCTACGCTCGGCTGGTGTCCAAACGCTTTGCCGAGGCTGCGAACAGCTTGCGCGACAAGCTCGTAGACATGGGCTTCGAAGAAAGTGAGGCCGAGGCGAACATCGAGGCCGAACAGCCCGATCTAGCCGAAGGTCTATTCGGGCGGCAAGCGCGCTCCCGCCCAACGCTAACCGTCGAGATCGAAGCGACAGAGGATGAAGCAAAGGGTATTGAAGGTGTCGCCCCAGGCAAAATCACTGTTGCCCCCGATAATTCAGGGAAGGCAACAGTGCAGATCAAAGGCTTTCTCAAACCTCGCGAGAAAGAGGAACTCTTCGCGCAAGCACCGGCGCGATTCCACGGCGCGTTCCGCGACAAGATTAAGGAATGGGAAGAAAAACACGCCCATGAAGTCGCCCCCGCTCATCGCGGCGAAACCTTCATCATACCCCGACTTATGGCCCACGTTCAGAATGAACTGGTGTTTGGCGACACCGACGTCTTGATGGAATACCACGACTGGTCGCTCGCCGATCATCCCGCGCGACTTGAGCCCTCAGAGTTCGACATAGTGGAGACGACCAACACCTTTGAAATCGACCTTGATGGTAGCCGCCTCTTGATCGCTGCTGGGGACAGCTCCGAACAGCTGACAATGGACGTTGAGGTCGAGGACTGGACACCTGCCAGTTTGGTGCATTGGCTGGACCGTAAAGTACGCGACCCTTGGATCAGCCAAACCGAGCTGCTGGCTTGGTTGAACGATGTCGTCACCTATCTGACTCGCGATAGGAAGCTGCCGCTGGCGCAGCTAATGCGCTGTAAGTTCATCTTAGCGCGCAAACTGGGAGATAAGATCAAGGGTTTCCGCCAGATGGAGCGGAACAATGTCTATCAGCTTAACCTTTTCGGACCGGAGGCGCGGTTGGAGGTGTCGTTCGATGAAGGTATCATGTTCTTCGATGAGATGTATGCTGACGTGCCGAAGTATCGCGGCACCAAGTTTAATTTCCGAAATCACTTCATGGGCCCAGATGAAGTCCCGGCCTTTGATGGCGTTGAAGGTGGCGAAGAGGAACAATGTGCGCTGGTGATCGATGGTCTACCAGGTCTTAAATATTGGACCCGCAACGTCAGCCGTCACCGAAATTCGTTCTCGCTTCCAACCTCGACCGACAAGTTTTATCCAGACTTCGTAGCGCTGATGGAGGACGGTCGGCTCCTTGTTGTCGAATACAAGGGTAAGGATCGGACGCCGGAGGAAAGCCGGGATTCCCAGGAGAAAGACATGATCGGCAAGCAATGGGCAAAAGCGTCCAAAGGCAAGGCGATCTTCGTAACTGCCACTATAGAGAATCGTGATCCACTTTCAGTGAGACGAGCAATTCAAGAAACGCTTTGA
- a CDS encoding DUF262 domain-containing protein: MSEAIVNDDVDMDGLDAAEDGSGESLLVKPWDPKKIRITTKSFTLREIVDQIKDGDIDLSPDFQREYVWKSRQRTRLIESVLLGIPLPAFYFNQSETGVYQVVDGVQRLSTINLYMNDGFELSGSDLEYLSELKGLSFGKLDQVLVRRFKSAQIVVHIIEPQTPDEVKYDIFNRVNTLGSPLSAQEIRHAMSGMRSRSFLMELAEDNSFDQATENQYWRRSDGGGAVRDSRRMANRELALRFCAFRSCSIDEYRQFSSLDSFLMDFTKRIDGTSESTKISDDQLGALKDEFTNAMKAAFEILGEFAFRRIQPDSERRGPINRAVFEAQANALADHPVELLRKHKKVVQEALRLVFDDPEYTRSVTVSTGSASRVAYRLEQTKRALTEALP; encoded by the coding sequence ATGAGCGAAGCAATAGTCAATGACGACGTGGACATGGACGGCCTTGACGCCGCTGAAGACGGAAGCGGTGAGTCTCTATTGGTCAAGCCATGGGATCCCAAAAAGATCAGGATCACCACGAAATCTTTCACTCTGCGTGAGATAGTTGACCAGATCAAAGATGGCGATATCGACCTTTCTCCAGATTTTCAGAGAGAATATGTCTGGAAATCGAGACAGCGAACACGTCTTATCGAGTCCGTTTTACTTGGGATTCCACTGCCGGCATTCTATTTCAACCAGAGCGAAACCGGTGTTTATCAGGTTGTCGACGGCGTCCAACGGCTTTCAACGATCAATCTGTATATGAACGATGGTTTTGAATTGTCTGGTTCTGATCTTGAGTATCTGTCAGAACTGAAGGGCCTTTCATTTGGCAAGCTTGATCAAGTGTTGGTTCGTCGTTTCAAGAGCGCGCAGATCGTCGTTCATATCATTGAACCACAGACGCCCGATGAAGTGAAATATGACATATTCAACCGGGTAAACACCCTAGGTAGCCCGCTTTCTGCACAGGAAATACGGCATGCAATGAGTGGCATGAGATCGCGATCTTTCCTAATGGAGCTGGCAGAAGACAACAGTTTTGATCAAGCGACGGAAAATCAATACTGGCGCAGGTCGGATGGTGGCGGGGCAGTTCGCGACAGTCGGCGGATGGCGAACCGTGAACTTGCGCTTCGATTTTGCGCATTCCGATCGTGCTCGATCGACGAATATCGGCAATTTTCAAGCCTAGACTCGTTCTTGATGGATTTCACAAAACGCATCGACGGGACGTCCGAAAGCACCAAGATCTCGGACGATCAGCTAGGTGCGCTTAAGGACGAATTCACCAACGCGATGAAAGCTGCCTTTGAAATTCTTGGAGAATTTGCTTTCCGCAGAATTCAGCCGGACTCTGAACGCAGAGGGCCTATCAATCGCGCAGTTTTCGAGGCTCAAGCAAATGCCCTAGCCGACCACCCTGTCGAACTTTTGCGAAAGCACAAAAAAGTGGTGCAGGAGGCTTTGCGATTGGTGTTTGACGATCCAGAGTATACTAGATCGGTTACCGTCAGCACAGGTTCAGCTAGTCGCGTTGCGTATAGACTTGAACAGACCAAAAGAGCTCTCACGGAGGCCCTTCCATGA
- a CDS encoding DUF3696 domain-containing protein, which produces MISSARIEGFKRITDQQFDFAPLTVLTGLNGSGKTSLIQALLLTHEASVGHGGTVRLNGPHGMELGSAEDALNWDCGDDGIKIQLLDSSESSKNWNFGASAEDSMFLNVINRPDVAPVAFSGTPRSFTYLSAERLGPRTSAETSSLPDNEIEVGRTGQYCAHVLHELGNGLLEKKDRTHPSSEGGTRQLLKYEVEHWLSEIARPIEISGERLPRSTVAELRFRVPGYTWVRSTNMGFGLTYALPIILAGLIAETGGMLIVENPEAHLHPAGQSRIGVFLAWLAGKGVQCVVETHSDHVLNGIRRGVAEFHHLKHDYVVVHWFDDSGMDEGSLNLETLRIGADGSISGWPKGFFDQYQIDVASLGKIRRSRK; this is translated from the coding sequence ATGATTTCCAGCGCACGGATCGAGGGTTTCAAACGCATTACAGATCAACAGTTTGATTTCGCACCTTTGACTGTACTAACCGGCCTGAATGGCTCAGGGAAAACTTCGTTGATCCAAGCTCTGCTCCTGACACATGAAGCTAGCGTTGGCCATGGAGGAACTGTCCGGCTTAATGGACCACATGGGATGGAACTAGGCAGCGCCGAAGACGCTTTAAATTGGGACTGCGGCGATGACGGGATCAAAATTCAACTTCTAGACAGTAGTGAGTCCTCGAAGAACTGGAATTTTGGGGCCTCAGCAGAAGACTCAATGTTCCTGAATGTCATAAATCGGCCAGATGTTGCTCCGGTCGCATTTTCCGGTACTCCGCGGTCCTTCACGTACTTGTCGGCAGAACGCCTAGGACCAAGAACTTCTGCCGAAACATCTTCGCTACCGGACAACGAAATCGAAGTTGGCAGAACCGGGCAGTATTGTGCCCATGTATTGCACGAACTGGGTAACGGCTTACTAGAAAAAAAGGACCGGACCCATCCTTCAAGCGAAGGAGGTACTCGACAGCTCCTCAAGTACGAAGTTGAGCACTGGTTAAGTGAGATTGCTCGACCGATTGAAATTAGTGGCGAACGTTTGCCCAGGTCGACCGTTGCAGAACTTAGGTTCCGCGTACCAGGATATACATGGGTGCGTTCGACAAATATGGGATTTGGGCTGACCTATGCTTTGCCCATAATCCTAGCAGGCCTCATTGCTGAAACGGGGGGAATGCTTATCGTCGAGAATCCGGAAGCACATCTTCATCCCGCAGGGCAATCTAGAATTGGGGTATTTCTTGCCTGGTTGGCTGGCAAAGGTGTTCAGTGCGTCGTCGAAACTCATTCAGATCACGTGCTGAACGGCATTCGAAGAGGCGTAGCAGAGTTTCATCATTTGAAGCACGACTACGTCGTGGTTCATTGGTTTGATGATTCTGGCATGGATGAGGGAAGCTTGAATCTTGAAACGCTGCGTATCGGGGCTGATGGTAGCATATCTGGTTGGCCCAAAGGTTTTTTTGATCAATATCAAATAGATGTCGCTTCCTTAGGCAAGATCAGACGCTCGAGGAAGTAG
- a CDS encoding helix-turn-helix transcriptional regulator yields MDMRKLVGKNFGRLRREKGLTQEQIEERSGFSQQYLSGLEQGRRNPTVITLYELSQALGVSHVELVTPEAEH; encoded by the coding sequence ATGGATATGCGCAAACTGGTTGGAAAAAATTTTGGTCGGCTGCGGCGGGAAAAAGGCCTCACGCAGGAGCAGATTGAAGAGCGGTCAGGCTTCAGTCAGCAGTATTTAAGCGGCCTTGAGCAAGGTAGGCGTAATCCTACTGTGATCACGCTATACGAACTGTCACAGGCGCTTGGTGTTAGTCATGTCGAATTGGTCACGCCAGAGGCTGAGCATTGA
- a CDS encoding ParA family protein, which produces MKTIAIFANKGGSGRTIATMALASGFLAQGKRVAVMDCTDQAGTNPKGRHPSTLQNWMIQMAACKFRPPQLELIECQTRDEVEDRSAAAEARGFDLLLIDTSARLYEPQLAALGLANLVIAPAISPFEAKCIVEGISEYLGTPEDLMCLVNGCRNGTLEAEETRKAFGYHPVFQSELPWAEALSDQILNGDIDHFVSSLACKPDKPGFARFRDAQAAWVAVQRLTFEAEWALRGQRLEPFVGEQSVYAYKRKAVA; this is translated from the coding sequence ATGAAAACCATTGCGATATTCGCCAACAAGGGTGGCTCTGGCAGGACCATTGCCACGATGGCACTTGCCTCTGGCTTTCTAGCGCAGGGCAAGCGGGTCGCCGTGATGGATTGCACCGATCAAGCGGGGACCAACCCCAAAGGCCGCCATCCCTCAACTTTGCAGAACTGGATGATACAAATGGCAGCCTGCAAATTCCGCCCGCCACAACTGGAGCTGATCGAATGTCAGACCCGAGATGAGGTGGAAGATCGTAGTGCCGCCGCCGAAGCACGGGGTTTCGATTTACTATTAATCGACACGTCCGCCCGCCTCTATGAGCCGCAACTTGCAGCACTTGGCCTCGCCAACTTAGTCATCGCGCCCGCCATCAGTCCGTTTGAGGCCAAATGCATTGTCGAAGGTATCAGCGAATACCTCGGCACGCCCGAAGACCTGATGTGCCTGGTCAACGGCTGTCGAAACGGCACGCTCGAAGCGGAAGAGACTCGTAAGGCGTTCGGCTACCATCCCGTATTCCAGTCAGAGCTACCGTGGGCAGAAGCGCTATCGGATCAAATCCTCAACGGCGACATTGACCACTTCGTCTCGTCGCTGGCCTGTAAGCCAGACAAACCCGGTTTCGCCCGTTTTCGCGATGCACAGGCCGCGTGGGTGGCAGTTCAGCGCCTTACATTCGAGGCCGAATGGGCTTTGAGGGGTCAGCGTCTCGAACCCTTCGTCGGCGAACAATCCGTCTACGCATACAAAAGAAAGGCCGTCGCATGA
- a CDS encoding metallophosphoesterase — protein MTNWYTADPHFGHENVIKFCKRPFRSANHMDAVLMQNLWAMVGSKDALWIIGDFAHGPKAKDTNWLTKLFDKLPGAEKHLIVGNHDLELTQALSWTSVKHLAEVRDGPQKQAHTLCHYPMITWNHARRDALQIFGHVHNNWKGSRNSVNAGVDVWDFMPVRFEDIARRAKTLPVNKHWTDVEHNAKEI, from the coding sequence ATGACCAACTGGTACACAGCTGACCCGCATTTCGGGCATGAGAACGTCATCAAGTTCTGCAAGCGCCCCTTCCGGTCGGCCAATCACATGGACGCGGTTCTGATGCAGAACCTCTGGGCTATGGTTGGTTCCAAGGACGCGCTCTGGATCATTGGCGACTTCGCGCATGGGCCGAAAGCCAAGGACACCAACTGGCTGACAAAGCTCTTCGACAAACTCCCCGGTGCAGAGAAGCACCTTATTGTGGGCAACCACGATCTGGAACTGACACAGGCGCTGTCGTGGACCAGTGTCAAGCATTTGGCTGAGGTCCGTGACGGTCCCCAGAAGCAAGCACACACGCTTTGCCACTACCCCATGATCACCTGGAATCACGCACGTCGCGATGCACTCCAGATCTTCGGTCACGTCCACAACAACTGGAAAGGCTCGCGCAACAGCGTCAACGCAGGCGTCGATGTTTGGGACTTCATGCCGGTCCGCTTCGAGGACATCGCACGCCGCGCCAAGACGCTGCCTGTGAACAAGCATTGGACCGACGTTGAGCACAACGCAAAGGAGATTTGA
- a CDS encoding relaxase/mobilization nuclease domain-containing protein, translated as MMVRFFTHGDGSGRAAVEYLLAKEVAAYTKDRKRIAGETVRRDVPPEILAGDPDLTCHLIDSNTRKWRYTSGVVAFHADDDPSEELQAAVIADFERAAFAGLEADQVNALWVRHQHMGNVELHFLIPRVELYANRSFNAAPPGSERFFNIFRDYWNAREGWVSPEEPERKRMIKPVFDLDDRKSIKETIQTFMLQKIEAGEVRNHADIRAVLSELDGLEFKPLTEKQLEKRRRADAEEAEGGTQRRRDTRITMRIAGTSDSQNTFRLEDRIFHETWNADEYFAAKPASEGGDAKPRHRRADPADVERLRTAFVASVERRASKTRDRYARPRKTKQLDKQPDVPSDRSSCQHHSGRDSGVGGEPEGMAHGDVEDDAANVSSRGLSDLLGSLDGRAADLSGETISNRSTGAGDIRSRRDARYAWPWRLGPSGEPAARRRTRRLSHAQSERRRSLYRNPGNEVNYVTSSIDTLRGGIVTRCRGSERDLRDWFEERGRFTERIGELTERIRTVRDRIGKAFAKLGKATERASTALESWLRKQSQKLIAIEGKSDQSKIDRSYSAGPKI; from the coding sequence ATGATGGTTCGCTTCTTTACGCATGGCGACGGCTCTGGCCGGGCGGCGGTCGAGTATCTCCTGGCCAAGGAGGTCGCGGCATACACCAAGGACCGTAAGCGCATCGCTGGTGAGACCGTGCGACGAGATGTACCCCCTGAAATACTGGCCGGCGATCCCGATCTGACCTGTCACCTTATCGACAGCAATACCCGCAAATGGCGGTACACATCCGGCGTCGTGGCGTTCCATGCAGATGACGATCCCTCCGAGGAACTACAGGCGGCGGTGATAGCAGATTTCGAACGGGCTGCCTTTGCTGGCCTTGAGGCGGACCAAGTGAATGCCCTCTGGGTCCGCCATCAGCACATGGGCAACGTTGAGTTGCATTTCCTGATTCCGCGAGTCGAGCTCTATGCCAACCGTTCATTCAACGCTGCACCACCAGGATCGGAACGGTTTTTCAACATCTTTCGTGATTACTGGAACGCCCGCGAAGGCTGGGTCAGCCCCGAAGAGCCGGAGAGAAAACGGATGATCAAACCCGTTTTCGATCTAGACGACCGGAAGAGCATCAAGGAGACCATTCAGACTTTCATGCTCCAGAAGATCGAGGCTGGCGAAGTCCGAAATCACGCAGATATTCGCGCCGTTCTGAGCGAACTGGATGGCCTCGAATTCAAACCTTTGACCGAGAAACAGCTTGAGAAGCGCCGTAGGGCCGATGCCGAAGAAGCGGAAGGCGGCACGCAGCGCCGCCGCGACACCCGGATCACCATGCGTATTGCTGGAACCTCGGACAGCCAAAACACCTTTCGACTGGAGGATAGAATTTTCCATGAAACCTGGAACGCAGATGAATACTTTGCTGCAAAACCTGCAAGCGAAGGTGGAGACGCAAAGCCACGCCACCGAAGAGCAGACCCAGCAGATGTTGAACGACTTCGAACAGCGTTTGTCGCAAGCGTTGAACGCCGCGCTTCGAAAACTCGAGACCGATATGCGCGACCTCGAAAAACTAAGCAGCTCGATAAACAACCGGACGTCCCATCAGATCGAAGCTCATGCCAGCACCATTCGGGACGCGACAGCGGCGTTGGAGGAGAGCCGGAAGGAATGGCGCACGGTGACGTGGAAGACGATGCTGCCAACGTATCTAGCCGGGGTCTTTCTGACCTTCTGGGTTCTCTTGATGGCCGTGCAGCTGACCTTTCCGGAGAGACCATCAGCAATAGAAGCACAGGGGCTGGCGACATTCGGTCTCGAAGGGACGCGCGTTACGCGTGGCCTTGGCGGCTTGGGCCGAGTGGTGAACCTGCCGCGCGGCGTCGAACTCGCCGATTGTCCCATGCCCAATCTGAGCGGCGGCGAAGTCTGTATCGAAACCCCGGCAACGAGGTGAACTATGTCACATCATCAATTGACACCCTTCGAGGCGGCATTGTTACGCGCTGTCGAGGATCTGAACGCGACCTTCGAGACTGGTTTGAAGAGCGCGGGCGCTTCACCGAACGAATTGGCGAACTTACAGAGAGAATTCGAACGGTTCGCGACCGTATTGGAAAAGCGTTTGCAAAGCTTGGAAAAGCAACAGAGCGCGCTTCAACAGCTCTTGAAAGCTGGCTGAGGAAGCAGTCACAGAAGCTCATTGCTATAGAGGGAAAAAGTGACCAATCAAAGATCGATAGATCGTATTCGGCGGGACCGAAAATTTGA
- the mobC gene encoding plasmid mobilization relaxosome protein MobC: MGKPFPLHPKPTRGARQVAAMSKREPKPRLVRRLVLRVRCSEAEHANWTHKARDQERSLSDYARHVLSVEPMQRRARPPVVDPELLAAVGRAGNNLNQIARAMHTDRKAGRRIDLIAVYTLLMALDRELAEIVAGHSR; the protein is encoded by the coding sequence ATGGGCAAGCCCTTTCCCCTTCACCCCAAACCCACGCGCGGGGCGCGTCAAGTGGCTGCCATGAGTAAGCGAGAACCTAAACCACGCTTGGTTCGTAGACTGGTTCTACGCGTGCGCTGCTCAGAGGCAGAACACGCCAACTGGACGCACAAAGCTCGCGATCAAGAACGATCGCTTTCCGACTATGCCCGTCATGTTCTTTCCGTTGAGCCGATGCAGCGTCGGGCGAGACCACCGGTGGTCGATCCTGAGTTGCTGGCAGCGGTCGGACGCGCGGGCAACAATCTCAACCAAATCGCACGAGCCATGCACACAGACCGCAAGGCTGGGCGGCGCATCGATTTGATCGCCGTCTACACATTGTTGATGGCCTTGGACCGCGAACTTGCCGAGATTGTGGCGGGGCATTCCAGATGA